A genome region from Thermomonospora amylolytica includes the following:
- the fmdA gene encoding formamidase, whose product MPEVVFSVDQARSMADQSPPGHNRWHPDIPPVATVRPGSEFRVECREWTDGQIGNNDSANDVRDVDLHLAHMLSGPIAVEGAEPGDLLVVDILDLGPVPQQVGDAPGQGWGYTGIFAKQNGGGFLTDYFPDAYKAIWDFHGQVATSRHLPGVRFTGITHPGLFGTAPSAELLAKWNAREQALIDTDPERIPPLALPPVERGVLAGTLEGDDLARVGREGARTVPARENGGNHDIKNFSRGSRVFYPVHVPGALLSGGDLHFSQGDGEITFCGAIEMGGFIDFHVDLIKDGMSKYGVTTNPIFMPGNVEPRYSEFLSFIGVSVDHAGERNYYLDATVAYRNACLNAVEYLKTFGYSGEQAYLLLGAAPIEGRVSGVVDIPNACCSLYLPTAIFDFDIRPTAEGPRRADRGQCAISS is encoded by the coding sequence ATGCCCGAAGTCGTGTTCAGCGTCGACCAGGCCCGTTCGATGGCCGACCAGTCCCCGCCCGGCCACAACCGGTGGCATCCCGACATCCCGCCGGTCGCGACGGTACGGCCGGGCTCGGAGTTCCGGGTCGAGTGCCGGGAGTGGACCGACGGCCAGATCGGCAACAACGACTCGGCCAACGACGTCCGCGACGTCGACCTGCACCTCGCCCACATGCTCAGCGGCCCCATCGCCGTCGAGGGCGCCGAGCCGGGCGACCTGCTGGTCGTCGACATCCTTGACCTCGGTCCCGTTCCGCAGCAGGTCGGCGACGCCCCCGGCCAGGGCTGGGGGTACACCGGGATCTTCGCCAAGCAGAACGGCGGCGGCTTCCTCACCGACTACTTCCCGGACGCCTACAAGGCGATCTGGGACTTCCACGGCCAGGTGGCCACCTCGCGGCACCTGCCGGGAGTGCGCTTCACCGGCATCACCCACCCGGGGCTGTTCGGCACGGCGCCCTCGGCGGAACTGCTGGCCAAGTGGAACGCCCGGGAGCAGGCGCTGATCGACACCGATCCGGAGCGGATACCGCCGCTGGCGCTGCCGCCGGTGGAGCGCGGGGTGCTCGCCGGGACGCTCGAGGGGGACGACCTGGCCAGGGTCGGCCGTGAGGGCGCCCGTACGGTGCCGGCCCGGGAGAACGGGGGCAACCACGACATCAAGAACTTCAGCCGCGGCTCGCGCGTCTTCTACCCGGTGCACGTGCCCGGGGCGCTGCTGTCGGGCGGCGACCTGCACTTCAGCCAGGGGGACGGCGAGATCACCTTCTGCGGCGCCATCGAGATGGGCGGCTTCATCGACTTCCACGTCGACCTGATCAAGGACGGCATGAGCAAGTACGGCGTGACCACGAACCCGATCTTCATGCCCGGCAACGTGGAGCCGCGCTACAGCGAGTTCCTGTCGTTCATCGGCGTCTCGGTCGACCACGCGGGCGAAAGGAACTACTACCTCGACGCCACCGTGGCCTACCGCAACGCCTGCCTGAACGCCGTGGAGTACCTCAAGACCTTCGGCTACAGCGGCGAGCAGGCGTACCTGCTGCTGGGCGCGGCGCCGATCGAGGGACGCGTCAGCGGGGTGGTGGACATCCCCAACGCCTGCTGCTCGCTGTACCTGCCGACCGCCATCTTCGACTTCGACATCCGCCCGACGGCCGAGGGACCCCGCCGGGCCGACCGGGGTCAGTGCGCGATCTCGTCCTGA
- a CDS encoding carbohydrate ABC transporter permease — translation MTVTTKAEPGTGRAAGAPRRSVASRIVGRLGGGAVQALLVLIALIWLVPTIGLFVASLRSSADSGSSGWWTALTAPAQLTLANYGNLLENDSIARSFVNTFLITVPTTLLVVVVAALAAYAFAWIEFPGRDWLFLGVVALLVVPVQVGLIPLISLFGDIGLFGTVPGIVLFHTAFGLPFAIFLLRNYFAGIPRDLLEAARMDGGTEWTIFRRVIFPLGGPAIASLAIFQFLWVWNDLLIALIFGDEDSYPLTVAIQQQTRQFGANIDIISSGAFLSMLVPLVVFFAFQRYFVQGVLAGSVK, via the coding sequence ATGACCGTCACCACCAAGGCCGAACCGGGCACCGGACGGGCGGCGGGCGCGCCGCGCCGGTCGGTGGCCTCCCGGATCGTCGGCCGGCTGGGCGGCGGGGCCGTGCAGGCCCTGCTGGTGCTGATCGCGCTGATCTGGCTGGTGCCCACCATCGGGCTGTTCGTGGCGTCGCTGCGCAGTTCGGCCGACAGCGGCAGCAGCGGCTGGTGGACCGCGCTGACCGCGCCCGCCCAGCTCACCCTGGCCAACTACGGCAACCTGCTGGAGAACGACTCGATCGCGCGGAGCTTCGTCAACACCTTCCTGATCACCGTGCCGACGACGCTGCTGGTGGTGGTCGTGGCGGCGCTGGCGGCCTACGCGTTCGCCTGGATCGAGTTCCCCGGCCGCGACTGGCTGTTCCTGGGCGTGGTGGCGCTGCTGGTGGTGCCCGTCCAGGTCGGGCTGATCCCGCTGATCAGCCTGTTCGGCGACATCGGCCTGTTCGGCACGGTGCCGGGGATCGTGCTGTTCCACACCGCGTTCGGGCTGCCGTTCGCGATCTTCCTGCTGCGCAACTACTTCGCCGGGATCCCGCGGGACCTGCTGGAGGCGGCGCGGATGGACGGCGGCACCGAGTGGACCATCTTCCGCCGGGTGATCTTCCCCCTGGGCGGCCCGGCGATCGCCTCGCTGGCGATCTTCCAGTTCCTGTGGGTGTGGAACGACCTGCTGATCGCGCTGATCTTCGGCGACGAGGACTCCTACCCGCTGACCGTGGCGATCCAGCAGCAGACCCGCCAGTTCGGCGCCAACATCGACATCATCTCCTCCGGGGCGTTCCTGTCGATGCTGGTCCCGCTGGTGGTCTTCTTCGCCTTCCAGCGCTACTTCGTGCAGGGCGTCCTGGCCGGCTCGGTCAAGTGA
- a CDS encoding group II truncated hemoglobin, with product MIVEYIRYRIDRADAEGFEAAYGRAAAGLAAAPQCVDYELARCVDEPEWYVLRIVWTSADDHLQGFRRGEHFAAFFAEIRPYVQRIEEMRHYERTAVRGAGGSVPSLYAWAGGTEAFERLTETFYTKVLADDLVGPLFAHMDPGHPRYVAMWLAEVFGGPDRYTRERGGYHHMLTRHLGKAITEPQRRRWVSLLMDAADEVGLPSDPEFRAAFAGYIEWGTRLALANSQPDASPPTQAPVPRWGWGVAPPYTG from the coding sequence ATGATCGTCGAGTACATCCGCTACCGGATCGACCGGGCGGACGCCGAGGGCTTCGAAGCCGCCTACGGGCGCGCCGCGGCCGGTCTCGCCGCGGCCCCGCAGTGCGTCGACTACGAACTGGCGCGCTGTGTCGACGAGCCCGAGTGGTACGTCCTGCGCATCGTCTGGACCTCGGCCGACGACCACCTCCAGGGCTTTCGCCGGGGAGAGCACTTCGCGGCGTTCTTCGCCGAGATCCGGCCGTACGTGCAGCGGATCGAGGAGATGCGGCACTACGAGCGCACCGCCGTGCGCGGCGCCGGCGGGTCCGTGCCCAGCCTGTACGCGTGGGCGGGCGGCACCGAGGCGTTCGAACGGCTCACCGAGACCTTCTACACCAAGGTGCTCGCCGACGACCTGGTCGGGCCGCTGTTCGCCCACATGGACCCGGGCCACCCGCGGTACGTCGCGATGTGGCTGGCCGAGGTCTTCGGCGGCCCGGACCGGTACACCCGTGAACGGGGCGGCTACCACCACATGCTCACCCGGCACCTGGGCAAGGCGATCACCGAGCCGCAGCGGCGCCGCTGGGTGAGCCTGCTCATGGACGCGGCCGACGAGGTGGGCCTGCCGTCCGATCCGGAGTTCCGCGCGGCGTTCGCCGGTTACATCGAGTGGGGCACCCGGCTGGCCCTGGCCAACTCCCAGCCGGACGCCTCCCCGCCGACGCAGGCCCCGGTCCCGCGCTGGGGCTGGGGCGTGGCGCCGCCGTACACCGGCTGA
- a CDS encoding AmiS/UreI family transporter: MASVGLLYVGAVLFVNALLLLDRVDSKAAAILNLFVGALQVVLPTLLILQAGGDIKAISAAAGIYLFGFTYLYVGIGLLAGLDTTGVGWFSLFVSIAAIVFALISFFELRDYPFGVIWLMWSFLWFLFFVTLGLKREEFTRYTGWVTLVQAWVTAVVPAFLILTGLYEPSAAWAIGLAVFAVVVFALLWVVAGPARTRSRPTAPTESPTGR; this comes from the coding sequence ATGGCGAGCGTGGGTCTGCTCTACGTCGGCGCGGTGCTCTTCGTCAACGCCCTGCTGCTGCTCGACCGCGTCGACAGCAAGGCGGCGGCGATCCTGAACCTGTTCGTCGGCGCGCTCCAGGTCGTCCTGCCCACCCTGCTGATCCTGCAGGCGGGAGGCGACATCAAGGCCATCAGCGCGGCCGCCGGGATCTACCTGTTCGGATTCACCTACCTGTACGTCGGGATCGGCCTGCTGGCCGGGCTCGACACCACGGGCGTCGGCTGGTTCTCGCTGTTCGTGTCGATCGCGGCGATCGTGTTCGCGCTCATCAGCTTCTTCGAGCTGCGCGACTACCCGTTCGGCGTCATCTGGCTGATGTGGTCGTTCCTGTGGTTCCTGTTCTTCGTGACCCTCGGGCTCAAACGGGAGGAGTTCACGCGGTACACCGGCTGGGTCACGCTCGTCCAGGCGTGGGTCACCGCGGTGGTCCCCGCGTTCCTGATCCTGACCGGCCTGTACGAGCCGTCGGCGGCATGGGCCATCGGCCTGGCCGTGTTCGCGGTCGTCGTCTTCGCTCTCCTGTGGGTCGTCGCCGGACCGGCGCGCACGCGTTCTCGTCCCACGGCACCGACCGAGTCCCCCACCGGGCGCTGA
- a CDS encoding LacI family DNA-binding transcriptional regulator, whose product MSRAATIKDVARRAGVGVATVSRVLSGSGPVSPATRDRVLAAARELEYRPSALGRSLKTQRTGTLGLVVPDVTDPFCAELAAGVLDCARTFGENVLLDAAHDDPGREAEIVDRLVEQRVDGIIAVPAGEEAAWRAAVRAGVPVVFADRAPAGLPEVPTVLADDAAGVRAAVEYLAGLGHRRIGFLGTTAADTGVREETFRATLAERGLAVREELLVRARPHRDSAFAAAAGLLQSRPDMTAVLAATHLLGEAAVLVARELDLRIPADLSIAMVDDVPWAELCDPPLTAVARPGRRIGYQACEVLLRDPARRDRSRPVVLAAELVIRGSCGPPAGLPGGAARPARTR is encoded by the coding sequence GTGAGCCGCGCGGCGACGATCAAGGACGTCGCCCGCCGTGCCGGGGTCGGCGTCGCCACGGTGTCCCGGGTGCTGTCGGGCTCGGGCCCGGTCAGCCCGGCCACCCGCGACCGGGTGCTGGCGGCCGCCCGTGAGCTGGAGTACCGGCCCAGCGCGCTCGGCCGCAGCCTGAAGACCCAGCGCACCGGCACCCTCGGCCTGGTCGTGCCCGACGTCACCGACCCGTTCTGCGCGGAACTGGCCGCCGGGGTGCTGGACTGCGCCCGCACGTTCGGCGAGAACGTGCTGCTGGACGCCGCCCACGACGACCCCGGGCGGGAGGCCGAGATCGTCGACCGGCTCGTCGAGCAGCGCGTCGACGGCATCATCGCGGTGCCCGCCGGGGAGGAGGCCGCCTGGCGGGCGGCGGTGCGGGCCGGCGTCCCGGTGGTGTTCGCCGACCGGGCCCCGGCGGGCCTGCCGGAGGTGCCCACGGTGCTGGCCGACGACGCCGCCGGGGTGCGCGCCGCGGTGGAGTACCTGGCGGGGCTGGGGCACCGGCGCATCGGGTTCCTCGGCACCACCGCCGCCGACACCGGGGTGCGGGAGGAGACGTTCCGCGCCACGCTGGCCGAACGGGGCCTGGCGGTGCGGGAGGAACTGCTGGTCCGCGCCCGGCCGCACCGCGACAGCGCGTTCGCCGCGGCGGCGGGCCTGCTGCAGAGCCGCCCGGACATGACCGCGGTGCTGGCCGCCACCCACCTGCTCGGCGAGGCGGCCGTGCTGGTGGCCCGGGAGCTGGACCTGCGGATCCCCGCCGACCTGTCGATCGCGATGGTCGACGACGTGCCGTGGGCGGAGCTGTGCGACCCGCCGCTGACCGCGGTGGCGCGGCCCGGACGGCGGATCGGCTACCAGGCGTGCGAGGTGCTGCTGCGCGACCCGGCCCGGCGGGACCGGTCCCGGCCGGTGGTGCTGGCGGCCGAGCTGGTGATACGCGGCAGTTGCGGGCCTCCGGCCGGATTGCCCGGCGGTGCCGCGCGACCGGCGCGGACACGCTAA
- a CDS encoding NAD(P)-dependent alcohol dehydrogenase — MRIKAAVLRAHDAPHRIEEVELAAPGPGEVLVRIAGAGLCRTDLLPRVPGFPAAPPIVCGHEGAGVVEEVGPEVGRLEPGDHVVLSYDSCRSCADCLWGRPAHCETFFSRNLTGTGVDGPGPMRDGRGEPVAARWFGQSSWATHSLVAARNTVKVDRDLPVELLGPLSCGIQTGAGAVLHTFNVTFGSSVIVCGMGSAGLGAVMAARVAGADTIVAVDADPDRLDLARGLGATHGFDGAREDLPALLLEATGGGAQYALDTTGLPSMISIAVHALRPGGTCGLVGAQQGDLVLDSEALTAGRTLTGIVGGDTVPQVFIPQLIRLWRQGRFPFERLITAFPLEEIDRAEEAVLKGEVVKPLLVPAA; from the coding sequence ATGCGTATCAAGGCCGCGGTGCTGCGAGCACATGACGCCCCCCATCGGATCGAGGAGGTCGAGCTCGCCGCCCCGGGGCCGGGGGAGGTCCTGGTGCGGATCGCCGGTGCCGGGCTGTGCCGCACCGACCTGCTGCCTCGGGTGCCCGGCTTCCCGGCCGCGCCGCCGATCGTCTGCGGGCATGAGGGCGCGGGCGTGGTCGAGGAGGTCGGCCCGGAGGTGGGCCGGCTCGAACCCGGCGACCACGTCGTGCTGTCCTACGACTCCTGCCGGTCCTGCGCCGACTGCCTGTGGGGGCGCCCGGCGCACTGCGAGACGTTCTTCTCCCGCAACCTGACCGGCACCGGCGTCGATGGTCCCGGCCCGATGCGCGACGGGCGGGGCGAACCGGTCGCCGCGCGCTGGTTCGGGCAGTCGTCCTGGGCCACCCACTCCCTGGTGGCGGCCCGCAACACGGTGAAGGTCGACCGGGACCTGCCGGTGGAACTGCTCGGCCCGCTGAGCTGCGGGATCCAGACCGGCGCCGGAGCGGTGCTGCACACCTTCAACGTGACCTTCGGTTCCAGCGTGATCGTCTGCGGCATGGGAAGCGCGGGGCTCGGCGCGGTCATGGCGGCCCGCGTCGCCGGGGCGGACACGATCGTCGCCGTCGACGCCGACCCGGACCGGCTGGACCTGGCCCGCGGGCTGGGCGCCACGCACGGCTTCGACGGCGCGCGGGAGGACCTGCCGGCGCTCCTGCTGGAGGCGACCGGGGGCGGTGCGCAGTACGCCCTCGACACCACCGGGCTGCCCTCGATGATCAGCATCGCGGTCCACGCGCTGCGCCCCGGCGGCACCTGCGGCCTGGTCGGCGCCCAGCAGGGCGATCTGGTGCTGGACTCCGAGGCCCTGACGGCCGGTCGCACCCTGACGGGGATCGTCGGAGGAGACACGGTCCCGCAGGTCTTCATCCCCCAGCTGATCCGGCTGTGGCGGCAGGGCCGCTTCCCCTTCGAAAGGCTGATCACGGCCTTCCCCCTCGAGGAGATCGACCGGGCCGAGGAGGCCGTCCTCAAAGGCGAGGTCGTCAAGCCCCTCCTCGTCCCCGCGGCCTGA
- a CDS encoding TIGR03619 family F420-dependent LLM class oxidoreductase, whose translation MLIGFAVPMSGAWATPQNQERIARRAEELGYHSVWTLQRLLTPAGEDPGPYRAVPDPLITLAYLAGRTSRIRLGVAVVNMPFYSPPLLAKTAATLDRVSGGRLDLGLGLGWMPEELAATGAATERRGDRAEEFLTVLRALWTEDAVAFDGEFHHVPPVRMEPKPVQRPGPPILLGGAAAPALRRAGRLADGWVSASRADLDTLADQIGVVRAAAEEAGRDPDALRFVCRGAVRVRPAGRADRRRLTGSPDEIAGDIAWLAGQGVTELFVDLNFDPEIVGPGADPAASMRRAEEVLEALRPGR comes from the coding sequence ATGCTGATCGGGTTCGCGGTGCCGATGTCGGGGGCCTGGGCGACCCCGCAGAACCAGGAGCGGATCGCCCGCCGCGCCGAGGAGCTCGGCTACCACTCGGTGTGGACGCTGCAGCGGCTGCTCACCCCCGCCGGCGAGGACCCCGGCCCCTACCGGGCGGTGCCCGACCCGCTGATCACCCTGGCGTACCTGGCGGGCCGCACCAGCCGGATCCGGCTGGGGGTGGCGGTGGTGAACATGCCGTTCTACTCTCCTCCGCTGCTGGCCAAGACGGCCGCCACCCTCGACCGGGTCAGCGGCGGCCGGCTGGACCTGGGGCTGGGCCTGGGCTGGATGCCCGAGGAGCTCGCCGCCACCGGCGCCGCCACCGAGCGGCGCGGCGACCGGGCCGAGGAGTTCCTGACCGTGCTGCGGGCCCTGTGGACCGAGGACGCCGTCGCGTTCGACGGGGAGTTCCACCACGTCCCGCCGGTGCGGATGGAACCCAAGCCGGTGCAGCGGCCGGGGCCGCCGATCCTGCTGGGCGGCGCGGCCGCGCCGGCGCTGCGCCGCGCCGGGCGGCTGGCCGACGGGTGGGTCAGCGCCAGCCGCGCCGACCTGGACACGCTGGCCGACCAGATCGGCGTCGTGCGCGCCGCCGCCGAGGAGGCCGGGCGGGATCCGGACGCGCTGCGGTTCGTGTGCCGGGGCGCGGTCCGGGTGCGGCCCGCCGGGCGCGCGGACCGCCGCCGGCTCACCGGGTCGCCGGACGAGATCGCCGGCGACATCGCCTGGCTGGCCGGGCAGGGGGTCACCGAGCTGTTCGTCGACCTGAACTTCGACCCGGAGATCGTCGGGCCCGGCGCCGACCCGGCCGCGTCGATGCGGCGGGCCGAGGAGGTGCTGGAGGCGCTGCGACCGGGCCGCTGA
- a CDS encoding peptidoglycan-binding protein: protein MLDAARASLGTSGRPNKISRDYAARHGSGFLRAPWCDMAVTYWARNSNNERAVLTGGDRAYTVWHAQDFQRIGRWHTGTAANVDRAKPGDIVFFDWGQSNAIGAIDHVGVVEKALGGGRVQTIEGNTGDRCLRRVRSANHIAGYGRPAYAEDGGGGRAEPRLLRLTTPPMEGEDVEEAQRRLNVHGADPKLVVDGVFGQKTDQAVRTFQRLHRLEVDGIIGAETRAALARRP from the coding sequence ATGCTGGATGCGGCGCGGGCGTCCCTGGGAACGTCCGGCCGGCCGAACAAGATCAGCCGTGATTACGCCGCCCGCCACGGTTCGGGATTCCTGCGCGCGCCCTGGTGCGACATGGCCGTCACCTACTGGGCGCGCAACAGCAACAACGAACGGGCCGTCCTGACGGGCGGAGACCGGGCCTACACCGTCTGGCACGCCCAGGACTTCCAGCGGATCGGCCGCTGGCACACCGGCACCGCCGCGAACGTCGACCGGGCCAAGCCCGGCGACATCGTGTTCTTCGACTGGGGGCAGTCCAACGCCATCGGGGCCATCGACCACGTGGGCGTGGTGGAGAAGGCGCTCGGCGGCGGCAGGGTGCAGACGATCGAGGGCAACACCGGGGACCGGTGCCTGCGGCGCGTCCGCTCGGCGAACCACATCGCCGGGTACGGGCGGCCCGCCTACGCCGAGGACGGCGGCGGCGGCCGGGCCGAGCCGCGCCTGCTGCGGCTGACCACGCCGCCCATGGAGGGGGAGGACGTCGAGGAGGCCCAGCGCCGCCTCAACGTCCACGGCGCCGACCCCAAGCTCGTCGTCGACGGCGTGTTCGGCCAGAAGACCGACCAGGCGGTGCGGACCTTCCAGCGGCTGCACCGGCTGGAGGTCGACGGGATCATCGGCGCGGAGACCCGAGCGGCCCTCGCCCGACGGCCCTGA
- a CDS encoding MscL family protein: MRIPPVPHRPDLVELRRSGVETLGGFRSFLVRGNLVDLAVAFVVGAAFAGLVKDFVTAFIAPLLALLGGEPDFSRLSFTVSGTRFPYGVFLTSATSFVITAAIVYFLLVLPTAKLLARLHRGQVATERDCPHCLSPIPLEARRCRHCTAEVLPATEAPPR; this comes from the coding sequence ATGAGGATTCCCCCTGTCCCCCACCGCCCCGACTTGGTCGAGCTGCGCAGGTCGGGCGTCGAGACGCTGGGCGGCTTCCGCAGCTTCCTGGTCCGCGGCAACCTGGTGGACCTGGCGGTCGCCTTCGTGGTCGGCGCCGCCTTCGCCGGCCTGGTCAAGGATTTCGTCACCGCGTTCATCGCCCCGCTGCTGGCCCTGCTGGGCGGCGAGCCCGACTTCTCCCGGCTGAGCTTCACCGTCTCCGGCACCCGGTTCCCCTACGGGGTGTTCCTGACCTCGGCGACGTCCTTCGTCATCACCGCCGCGATCGTCTACTTCCTGCTGGTCCTGCCCACCGCCAAGCTCCTGGCCCGACTGCATCGCGGTCAGGTGGCGACCGAACGCGACTGCCCGCACTGCCTGAGCCCGATCCCGCTGGAGGCCCGGCGCTGCCGTCACTGCACCGCCGAGGTCCTCCCGGCGACCGAGGCGCCGCCGCGCTGA
- a CDS encoding tail fiber domain-containing protein — MRPLRFGRSRRWGRSSRRTAPPGVATTAPAADAAPVKPVNGYDVLDKVAALPISTWRYQWEPEHVRHLGPMAQDWHAAFGLGDTDTTIPLVDAHGVALVAIQALHRRVTDLEQRLAALTGASSSSRS; from the coding sequence ATGAGACCCCTTCGCTTCGGGCGAAGCCGCCGGTGGGGGCGTTCGAGCCGTCGGACGGCCCCACCGGGTGTCGCCACCACGGCGCCGGCGGCGGACGCCGCGCCGGTCAAGCCGGTCAACGGGTACGACGTCCTGGACAAGGTCGCGGCCCTGCCGATCAGCACCTGGCGCTACCAGTGGGAGCCCGAGCACGTCCGGCACCTGGGGCCCATGGCCCAGGACTGGCACGCCGCCTTCGGACTCGGCGACACCGACACCACGATCCCCCTGGTCGACGCCCACGGCGTCGCCCTGGTGGCCATTCAGGCCCTGCACCGCCGCGTCACCGACCTCGAGCAGCGGCTCGCCGCGCTCACCGGCGCGTCCTCCTCGTCCCGTTCTTGA
- a CDS encoding Lrp/AsnC family transcriptional regulator, producing MEEIDRQIIALLARDGRMSFTDLAKETGLSVSAVHQRVRRLQKRGVVKGFTAQLDAEQIGLPLTAFVSIKPIDPAAPDDAPERLAHLAAIEACHSVAGDESYILKVRVATPNDLEDLLQRIRAAANVSTRTTVVLSTPWEDRPPPL from the coding sequence GTGGAGGAGATCGACCGCCAGATCATCGCCCTGCTGGCCCGGGACGGCCGGATGAGCTTCACCGATCTGGCCAAGGAGACCGGGCTGAGCGTGTCCGCGGTGCACCAGCGGGTGCGGCGGCTGCAGAAGCGCGGCGTGGTCAAGGGGTTCACCGCGCAGCTGGACGCCGAGCAGATCGGGCTGCCGCTGACCGCGTTCGTGTCGATCAAGCCGATCGATCCGGCCGCGCCCGACGACGCCCCCGAACGGCTGGCGCACCTGGCCGCGATCGAGGCCTGCCACTCGGTGGCCGGGGACGAGAGCTACATCCTCAAGGTCCGCGTCGCCACCCCCAACGACCTGGAGGACCTGCTGCAGCGGATCCGGGCGGCCGCCAACGTCTCCACCCGCACCACCGTCGTGCTCAGCACCCCCTGGGAGGACCGGCCGCCGCCGCTGTGA
- a CDS encoding ABC transporter ATP-binding protein, giving the protein MAQIVLDGVDKVYSGGVKAVDGLDLEIRDGEFMVLVGPSGCGKSTALRMIAGLEDISAGTITIGDRVVNDLAPKDRDIAMVFQNYALYPHMTVAQNLAFGLKLRGMPKEERNRRVQEAAKMLGLEQFLDRKPAALSGGQRQRVAMGRAIVREPKAFLMDEPLSNLDAKLRVSMRASLNQLHDRLRVTTVYVTHDQIEAMTLGDRVCVLRDGRLQQVDTPQRLFDHPVNLFVAGFIGSPAMNFVTADLVRDEGVHAVFAGVRLPVPEETLTAKPGLDGYLGRKVILGIRPSDFEDAAHAKPDWATFTVEAGVIEELGSEINVIFTIDAPPVEHKDTADLAADEEGEDDAAIPLNEDKALWTARVNARSAVRPGRPVELAVDTHRLHFFDPDTGLAIGHPDSAAAKARITKTS; this is encoded by the coding sequence ATGGCGCAGATCGTGCTGGACGGGGTCGACAAGGTCTACTCCGGCGGCGTCAAGGCCGTGGACGGACTCGACCTGGAGATCCGCGACGGCGAGTTCATGGTGCTGGTGGGTCCCTCGGGCTGCGGCAAGTCGACCGCGCTGCGCATGATCGCCGGGCTGGAGGACATCAGCGCCGGCACCATCACCATCGGCGACCGGGTGGTCAACGACCTGGCCCCCAAGGACCGCGACATCGCCATGGTGTTCCAGAACTACGCCCTCTACCCGCACATGACCGTCGCACAGAACCTCGCGTTCGGCCTCAAGCTGCGCGGCATGCCCAAGGAGGAGCGCAACCGCCGCGTCCAGGAGGCCGCCAAGATGCTCGGCCTGGAGCAGTTCTTGGACCGCAAGCCTGCCGCGCTGTCGGGCGGCCAGCGGCAGCGGGTCGCGATGGGCCGCGCGATCGTCCGCGAGCCCAAGGCGTTCCTGATGGACGAGCCGCTGTCCAACCTGGACGCCAAGCTGCGGGTGTCGATGCGGGCCTCCCTCAACCAGCTGCACGACCGGCTGCGCGTCACCACCGTGTACGTCACCCACGACCAGATCGAGGCGATGACCCTCGGCGACCGGGTCTGCGTGCTGCGCGACGGCAGACTGCAGCAGGTCGACACCCCGCAGCGGCTGTTCGACCACCCGGTGAACCTGTTCGTGGCCGGGTTCATCGGCTCTCCGGCGATGAACTTCGTGACCGCCGACCTGGTCCGCGACGAGGGCGTGCACGCCGTGTTCGCCGGCGTCCGGCTGCCGGTCCCCGAGGAGACCCTCACCGCCAAGCCCGGCCTGGACGGCTACCTGGGCCGCAAGGTGATCCTCGGCATCCGCCCCTCGGACTTCGAGGACGCCGCCCACGCCAAGCCCGACTGGGCCACCTTCACCGTCGAGGCCGGCGTGATCGAGGAGCTGGGCAGCGAGATCAACGTGATCTTCACCATCGACGCCCCGCCGGTCGAGCACAAGGACACCGCCGACCTGGCCGCCGACGAGGAGGGCGAGGACGACGCCGCGATCCCGCTGAACGAGGACAAGGCGCTGTGGACCGCCCGGGTCAACGCCCGGTCCGCCGTCCGCCCGGGCCGCCCGGTCGAACTGGCCGTCGACACCCACCGGCTGCACTTCTTCGACCCCGACACCGGCCTGGCCATCGGCCACCCCGACAGCGCCGCCGCCAAGGCCCGGATCACCAAGACCTCCTGA